A segment of the Streptomyces sp. NBC_01235 genome:
GGGGCGGCCGGCTGGTACGGCGAGGAGACCCTCGACGTCGAGGCCGTGCACGCGGTCGCGCCGGACGCGAACGTCACGTACTTGGGCGCCGCGTCCTGCTACGACGACGATCTGCTCGACTCGCTCAGCAAGGTCGTCGACAACCACCTGGCCGACATCGTCTCCAACTCGTGGGGCGACATCGAGGCCAACCAGACGCCGGACCTCGCGGCCGCCTACGACCAGGTCTTCCAGTTCGGCGCGGTCGAGGGAATCGGTTTCTACTTCTCCTCCGGCGACAACGGCGACGAGGTCGCCAACACCGGCACGAAGCAGGTCGACACCCCGGCCAACTCGGCGTGGGTGACGGCGGTCGGCGGCACCTCGCTGGCCGTCGGCAAGGGCGACAAGTACCTGTGGGAGACCGGCTGGGGCACCGAGAAGGCCTCGCTGTCGGCCGACGGCAAGAGCTGGACGGGCTTCCCGGGCGCGTTCACCTCGGGTGCGGGCGGCGGCACCAGCAAGACCGTCGCCGAGCCGTACTACCAGAAGGGCGTCGTTCCGAACGCGCTGGCCACGGCCAACAGCGCGGCCGGCAACCGTGTCGTCCCGGACATCTCGGCGATCGCCGACCCGAACACCGGCTTCAAGGTCGGCCAGACCCAGACCTTCCCGGACGGGTCGCAGCAGTACAGCGAGTACCGCATCGGCGGCACCTCGCTCGCCGCACCGGTGATCGCGGCCGTGCAGGCGCTGGCCCAGCAGGCGCACGGCGGCAAGGCGATCGGCTTCGCCAACCCGTCGATCTACTCCAAGTTCGGCTCCCGGGTCTACCACGACGTCACGGACAACCCGACGGGTTCCGGGCTCGCGGTCGCGCGCGTCGACTTCGCCAACGGTTACGACGCGGCCGACGGGCTGCTGACCTCCGTCCGCAGCCTCGGCAAGGACAGCTCGCTGTCCGCTGTCAAGGGTTACGACGACGTCACCGGCGTGGGAACGCCCGCAGGCGGTTACGTGGAGTCGTACCGCAAGCACTGAGACAGTGCACGGTGGCGGGTGGCGTGAGGTGGACGACACCTCGCGCCACCCCATCGCGTCGCTTTGACGATTAGACTGGCCCCGTGCCTCAACTTCGTCTCGCTCTGAACCAGATCGACTCGCGCGTCGGCGACCTCGTCGGCAACACCGAAACGATCCTCCGCTGGACCCGGCACTCCGCCGAGCAGGGAGCGCATCTCGTGGCGTTCCCGGAGATGGCGCTGACCGGGTATCCCGTCGAGGACCTCGCCCTGCGCTCCTCCTTCGTCGAGGCCTCCCGCGCGGCCCTGCGCACGCTCGCCGTGCGCCTCGCCGACGAGGGCTTCGGCGATCTGCCGGTGGTCGTCGGTTACCTCGACCGGTCGCAGGACGACCAGCCGAAGTTCGGCCGCCCGGCCGGCTCCCCGCGCAACGCGGCGGCGGTGCTGCACGGCGGCGAGGTGGTCCTGTCCTTCGCCAAGCACCACCTCCCGAACTACGGCGTGTTCGACGAGTTCCGCTACTTCGTGCCGGGCGACACCATGCCGGTGCTGCGTGTGCACGGCGTCGACGTGGCCCTCGCGATCTGCGAGGACCTCTGGCAGGACGGCGGCCGGGTGCCCGCCGCGCGTTCGGCGCAGGCGGGCCTTCTGCTCTCCGTCAACGCCTCCCCCTACGAGCGTGACAAGGACGACACCCGCCTGGAGCTGGTCCGCAAGCGGGCCCAGGAGGCGGGCTGCACCACCGCCTACCTCGCGATGATCGGCGGCCAGGACGAGCTGGTCTTCGACGGCGACTCGATCGTCGTCGACAAGGACGGCGAGGTGATCGCGCGGGCCCCGCAGTTCTCGGAAGGGTGCGTGGTCCTGGACCTCGACCTGCCCGCGGCCGCCGCCGACGCGCCGACGGGCGTCGTCGACGACGGTCTGCGCATCGACCGCGTGGTGCTCTCGCAGGACCCGCTGGCGGCGTACGAGCCGGAGCTGTCCGGCGGGTACGCGGAGCGGCTGGACGACGCCGAGGAGATCTACTCGGCGCTGGTCGTGGGCCTGCGGGCGTACGTCGCGAAGAACGGCTTCACGTCGGTGCTCATCGGGGTGTCGGGCGGTATCGACTCGGCGCTCGTCGCGGCGATCGCGTGCGACGCGGTGGGCGCGCAGAACGTGTACGGCGTGTCGATGCCGTCGAAGTACTCCTCCGAGCACTCCAAGGGCGACGCGGCGGAGCTGGCCCGGCGTACGGGGCTGAACTTCCGTACGGTGCCGATCGAGCCGATGTTCGACGCGTACATGGGTTCGCTGGGCCTGACGGGCCTGGCCGAGGAGAACCTCCAGTCCCGGCTGCGCGGCACGCTCCTGATGGCGATCTCCAACCAGGAGGGCCACATCGTGCTGGCCCCCGGCAACAAGTCGGAGCTGGCGGTGGGTTACTCCACGCTGTACGGCGACTCGGTGGGGGCGTACGGGCCCATCAAGGACGTGTACAAGACGTGGATCTTCCGGCTGGCGGAGTGGCGCAACCGCGCCGCCGCCGAGCGGGGCCAGACCCCGCCGATCCCGGAGAACTCGATCACCAAGCCGCCGAGCGCGGAGCTTCGCCCCGGGCAGGTCGACACGGACTCCCTCCCGGACTATCCCGTCCTGGACGCGATCCTGGAGCTGTACGTCGACCGGGACCAGGGGGCGGACGCGATCGTCGCGGCGGGGTACGACCGTGAGCTGGTCGTGAAGACCCTGCGCATGGTCGACACGGCCGAGTACAAGCGGCGTCAGTACCCGCCGGGTACGAAGATCTCGGCGAAGGGCTTCGGCAAGGACCGCCGCCTGCCCATCACGAACGGCTGGCGCGAGTCGGTCTAACCGGCCCGGCACGGGGGCGGGCATCCCTGGGGGCTCCGCCCCCGGACCCGCAACCTGTGCCCACCACCCGTCTCGGCAGGTGAATGAGGCACCGGTCAGGACCACTCAGCCCGTCCGGCGTGCGAGAAGGAGGCCCCTTTCGGGCCGAAGCGGGGGGCTCGGGGGGCAGCCCCCAGGGACGGGGCGGGAAGGGCAAGGGCGGCGGGGGCGAACCCGACACGGCGCCCGCCCCGCTGCCCCTCAGTGCTGCAACGCCTCCTCCGGCTCCCGCACCACCCCGCCCGTCGCGACAACCCGCTCGCGACCGCCGTGGGCCTGCGGAACCCGCCGCGCATCCACCACGTACGCCACCCCCGCCACCGCCAGCCCCAGCACCGCCAGCGCCGCGCCCGCGACCGCCGGAGACGTGACGCCGAAGCCGGCCGCCAAGGCCAGGCCGCCGATCCACGCGCCGCCCGCGTTCGCCAGGTTGAACGCCGCCTGGTTGGCGGAGGAGGCCAGCGACGGGCCGGCCGCCGCCTTCTCCATCACCATCAGGTTCAGCGGGGAACCCGTCACGAACGCCGCCACGCCCAGCAGGACCACGGCCAGCCCCCCGCCCCACGCCGTCGTCATCAGCAGCGGGAAGAAGGCCAGTACGACCGCCAGTGACGTCAGGCCGGCGAACAGCGTGCCCCGCATCGCGTGGTCGGCGAGGCGGCCGCCCACCAGGTTGCCGGCCGTCGCGCCGACGCCGAACAGCGCCAGCAGCAGCGTCACGCTGGAGTCGGCGTACCCGGCGGAGTCCGTCAGCATCGGCGTGATGTAGCTGTACGCGGAGAACAGGGCGCCGAAGCCCGCCACGGTCGTACCGAGCGCCAGCCAGACCGGGAGCGACTTCAGGGCCGCCAGCTCGCGGCGCAGGCCGATGGCGGGCGCGTGGCTGTGGTCGTGCGGGATCAGCAGGGCCAGGGAGGCGATCGCCGCCAGACCGATCACGCTGACGCCGAGGAAGGTCGCGCGCCAGCCGAGGTGCTGGCCCATGAGGGTGGCCACGGGGACGCCCACGATGTTGGCCACGGTCAGGCCGAGGAACATCAGCGACACCGAGCGGGCCTTGCGCTCGGGCGCGACCAGGTTCGTGGCCACCACGGCGCCCACGCCGAAGAAGGCGCCGTGCGGAAGTCCGCTGAGGAAGCGGGCGGCCAGGAGCGAGTCGTAGCCGGGGGCGAAGGCCGAGAGGGCGTTGCCCGCGACGAACAGTCCCATCAGGGAGATCAGGACGGTCCGGCGGGGCGCCCGGGCCGTCACCGCGGCCAGCAGGGGCGCGCCGATGACGACGCCGAGCGCGTACGCCGAGACCAGGTGTCCGGCCGTCGGGATCGAGACGTGCAGGTCGGCCGCGACGTCGGGCAGCAGGCCCATCATCACGAACTCGGTGGTGCCGATGCCGAAGGCACCCACGGCCAGGGCGAGCAGGGCCAGGGGCATGGAGGACTTGCCTTTCAGGGAGAGCGGGTTCCGTTCATCATACGGTTCGTATGTTCACTGGCGGAACAAACTCTTCCCGGCCCGGTATTCCAGCGGATGACCCGCTGGTTACGGTGTGGTGACCTTCACACGCGCGGCCACCGGGAGGTGGTCGCTGCCCGTCCGGGGCAGGGTCCAGGACGTGAGCGGGTCCACGCCCTTCACCATGATCTGGTCGATCCGCGCCATCGGGAACGACGCGGGCCAGCTGAAGCCGAAGCCGCTGCCCGCCGCGCCCTGTGTGGAGCGCATCTGGGAGGTCACCGCGTTGAGCGAGCGGTCGTTCATGGTGCCGTTGAGGTCGCCGAGCAGGATCACCCGGGTCAGTGTCTCGTCGGCGATCGCCTCGCCCAGCGCGTCCGCGCTCTTGTCGCGCTGCCGGGCGGTGAACCCCGCCTGGAGCTTCACCCGCACCGAGGGAAGGTGGGCGACGTAGACGGCGACCTGCCCCTGCGGCGTCGCGACCGTCGCCCGCATCGCGCGCGTCCAGCCCAGCTTGATGTCGACGGGCTTCACGGCGCTCAGCGGGTACCTGCTCCACAGGCCGACCGTGCCCTGCACCGAGTGGTACTTGTACGTCGCCGCCAGCGCCTTCTCGTACACCGGCACCGCCGAGGCGGTCAGCTCCTCCAGCGCCAGCACGTCCGCCTCGGACTCGGCCACGTCACGGGCGGTCCCGGAGGGGTCGGGGTTGTCGGCGTTGACGTTGTGGGTGGCGACGGTGAGGTCACCGCCGCTGCCGGTCTTGTCGCCGAGCAGCCCGCCGAAGAGGTTCAGCCAGACCACGGCCGGAAGGACGACGGCGATCAGCGCGGTCGCCGACTTGCGCACCAGCGCCAGCACCAGCAGCACCGGTACGAACACGCCGATCCAGGGCAGGAAGGTCTCCGTGAGGCTGCCGAGGTTGCCGTAGCGGTTGGGGATGCGCGAGTGCACCAGCATGACCAGGGAGAACGCCAGCGCGAACCCGGTGAGGACCAGGCCCCGGCGCCAGATGCGCGGATCGCCGCGCCATCCCCCGAGGGCCCGCTCGAGCAGAGTGCCGATCAGGCGCCGAAGCCGGGCTCCCCGAGGCTCGGGTCCCGAGCCGCCGTTGTCGTCCGTCTCCGTCATGTACGCCTGCTGCGCCATACCGTCGCCTCACTGCCTGCCGTGCACACCGTCCGTCCCCCGGGTACGACCCTAGGGGATGATCGGGTTTGTTCTCGCCGTCCCGTGACGGCCGTACGGGCACAAGGACGAACGGGGCGGTCCCACGGGTTCCGACCCCGGGGCGCACGGACCGGTCTGTGACGAAACGTGCACATTGGGGTTAGGCAGCCGGGTAGCTGACGGGGCGTAGGCCGGCCAGCAGCGTGTCCACGATGCGCTCCGGGAGGTCCTCGGGGAGTTCGGCGTCGGGGCGCAGGACGGCGCGGACGAGCATGGGGCCGACGACGATGTCGTTCACCAGTTCCACGTCCAGGTCGGCGCGGAGTTCACCGTTCTCCTGGCCCCGGCGCAGGACTTCGATGCCCATCCTGCGCCGGGGTGCTATGACCGAGTTGTGGTACGCCGCCCAGATCTTCGGGCTGCTCTTCATCTGGGCGTGGACGTTGTACAGGATCGCCGAGGACCGGTTGGCGAGGCCCCGTTGGCGCAGCCCCTCCAGCAGCACGATCAGGTCGTCGCGCAGGGAGGTGCCCGGGAGCGCTTCGGAGTCCTCTGGTTCGGCGGCCCGCAGGACGTCGACGAAGAGTTCCTCCTTGCCGCTCCAGCGACGGTAGATGGTGGCCTTGCCGACACCGGCGGTACGGGCGATGCGCTCGATGGAGATCTCGGCGAGTGGGACGCCCTCCTCCAGCAGCTTCATCGTCCCCTCGATGATGGCCCGTTCCACGGCCTCGCTCCGGGGCCGCCCCCGGGCGGGCTGCTCCGCGGTTCCGCTGTCGGTCCCGCTGTCGGCGAGGGTCACGTCCACTGGTCCTTTCCTGATCCTTTCGTCGTACCGGGAAATTGTCACCCGCCTACGACTTCGCCCGGACCAACTCCCCTTCCTCCGTGTCCTCCTGCGCGGGCTTCGGCCTGCCCGGCAGGAACACGGCCACCACGACCGCGCCCGCGAGGGCCACCCCGGCGCCGCACAGGGCGGTGACGTGCATGGCGTGCAGGAAGGCGTCGTTGGCGGGAGCGACCAGCACCTTGCCCTGGTCGCCGAGCTTCGCGGCGACCCCGAGCGTCGCCTCGATGGACTCGCCCGCCGTGTCGCGCAGACCGGCCGGCAGCGCGCCGAGACGGCCCTCGATGCCGTCGCGGTACGAGGTCGACAGCACGGAGCCGAGGACGGCGATACCGAGCGCGCCGCCCACCTGCCGGAAGGTGTTGCTCAGCGCGGAGGCGGAGCCGGCCTTCTCGCGGGGCAGGGCCTGCATGATGACGACGCTGGTCGGGGTCATGATGTGGGCCATTCCGGCGCCCATGCAGAAGAAGACGACCTCCAGGAGCCAGATCGGGGTGTCGGCGTCCAGCGTGGCGAACGCGACCAGCGTCGCCGCGAGGACGAGCATCGCCGCCGTCGTCGTGGCCCTGATCCCTATGCGGTCCACGACCAGCCGGGCGCGCGGCGCGAAGATCAGCTGGGCGGCGGCCAGCGGCAGCATCAACAGGCCCGTCTTCAGCGGCGAGTAGCCGCGCACGCTCTGGGTGTAGAAGACCGAGAAGAAGGTCACGCCCATCAGCGCGAAGAAGACCAGCGCGATGACGGCGATCGCGGCGGAGAACACCTTGTTCTTGAAGTAGCTGACGTCGATGGACGGATGGTCGCTGCGCTTCTCGAACACCACGAAGGCGGCCAGGACGACGAGACCGGCCCCTATGGTCGCCAGCACGGTCGGGTCCGTGAAGTCGGCCAGTTCGCCGCCCTTGATGATGCCGTAGACGAGCAGCACGAGGCCGACGACCGACAGGACGACGCCGACGGGGTCGACACGGCCGGGGCTCGGGTCGCGGGACTCGGGCACCAGCCACAGCATCAGCCCGAACGCGAGCAGCACGATCGGCACGTTGATGAGGAAGACCGAGCCCCACCAGAAATGGTCGAGGAGAAGACCGCCGGTGATGGGGCCGATGGCGATGGCGAGTCCGACGCCGCCCGCCCAGATGCCGATCGCCTTGGGCTGCTCCTCGCGCTCGAAGACGTTCATCAGGACGGCGAGGGTGGCGGGCATCACGAAGGCGGCGCCGAGGGCCATCAGCGCGCGGAAGGCGATGAGCTGGGCGGGCGAGCCGGACTCCGCGGCGAGCGCGGAGCCGATACCGAAGACGGCGAGCCCGCCGAGCAGGACCTTCTTGCGGCCGATCCGGTCGCCGAGGAGCCCGGCGGAGAACAGCAGTCCCGCGAAGACGAGCGTGTAGGCGTTGATCGCCCACTCCAGCTCGCTCTGGGTGGCGCCGAGCCCGGTCGGGGCGGGCGTCGAGATCGTCTTGATCGCGACGTTCAGGATCGAGTTGTCGAGCACCACGATCAGCAGGCTCAGCATCAGGACGCCGAGGATCGCCCAGCGAAGCCGGTGCACCGCTTCCGGTATACGCGGCGCGCTGGGGACGGCAGGAGTAGTCATGCCGTCGAGCCTAGAACACTTTCGATACGAGACCGTCTCGTATCGATTTTCTTACCGTGTTTCTTACTGAGGCCTTACCCACAAGGGGCGCTCTGGCCCTCCCTGGCACGAGGTGCCACCATGGGAGGCGGTCCGGGGACGCCGTGAGGGCGCCTCGAGATGACGTAAGGAGCCGTTGCAATGACGCAGCTTTCGGCTGCCCAGCCTGCACAGCAGAAGACCTCCGACGGCAGCAAGGCGCTGTACGGGGGCAAGGGCACACGCCGTATCACCGTCCGCGACATCGCCCTCGCCAAGGAGCGCGGCGAGAAGTGGCCCATGCTCACCGCCTACGACGCGATGACCGCGTCCGTCTTCGACGAGGCCGGGATCCCCGTGATGCTGGTGGGCGACTCGGCGGGCAACTGCCACCTGGGGTACGAGACGACCGTGCCCGTCACCCTCGACGAGATGACCATGCTGTCGGCCGCGGTCGTACGCGGCACGCAGCGCGCCCTGATCGTGGGCGACCTGCCCTTCGGCTCCTACCAGGAGGGCCCGGTGCAGGCGCTGCGCTCGGCGACCCGCCTGGTGAAGGAGGCCGGGGTCGGGGCCGTGAAGCTGGAGGGCGGCGAGCGCTCGCACCGGCAGATCGAGCTGCTGGTGGAGTCCGGCATCCCGGTCATGGCGCACATCGGCCTGACCCCGCAGTCCGTGAACGCGATGGGTTACCGCGTGCAGGGACGCGGCGAGGAGGCCGCCCAGCAGCTGCTGCGGGACGCGAAGGCCGTGCAGGACGCGGGCGCGTTCGCGGTGGTCCTGGAGCTGGTTCCGGCGGAGCTGGCGGCCGAGGTCACGCGGGTGCTGCACATCCCGACGGTCGGCATCGGCGCCGGCCCGGAGACGGACGCGCAGGTGCTGGTGTGGACCGACATGCTGGGGCTGACCGGCGGGCGGGTCCCGAAGTTCGTGAAGCAGTACGCCAACCTGCGTGAGGTC
Coding sequences within it:
- a CDS encoding S53 family peptidase, whose product is MRSNRAALRAGASMAATLPMIAGALALGIPAAHAADSPARDTLAGTKPAWATTKADKGSTPDSAQVSARVYLAGRDAAGLAAYAKAVSDPDASAYGKYLSAGQAQARFGATEAQVAAVKSWLTAAGLKVTGTTEHYVSVSGEVAAAEKAFGTQLHNFAKSGKTYRAPAKAASAPASLDGAVLTVTGLDNAPHKAASKDQLPPPDAVFKNAGPFSSYYGSNTASTLPSAYGKKIPYAVQGYTGKQLRAAYGAGTYTGKGVRIAITDAYASPTIAFDAATYAKAHGDAAWKTGQLTQVLPKNYTKTEECGAAGWYGEETLDVEAVHAVAPDANVTYLGAASCYDDDLLDSLSKVVDNHLADIVSNSWGDIEANQTPDLAAAYDQVFQFGAVEGIGFYFSSGDNGDEVANTGTKQVDTPANSAWVTAVGGTSLAVGKGDKYLWETGWGTEKASLSADGKSWTGFPGAFTSGAGGGTSKTVAEPYYQKGVVPNALATANSAAGNRVVPDISAIADPNTGFKVGQTQTFPDGSQQYSEYRIGGTSLAAPVIAAVQALAQQAHGGKAIGFANPSIYSKFGSRVYHDVTDNPTGSGLAVARVDFANGYDAADGLLTSVRSLGKDSSLSAVKGYDDVTGVGTPAGGYVESYRKH
- a CDS encoding NAD+ synthase is translated as MPQLRLALNQIDSRVGDLVGNTETILRWTRHSAEQGAHLVAFPEMALTGYPVEDLALRSSFVEASRAALRTLAVRLADEGFGDLPVVVGYLDRSQDDQPKFGRPAGSPRNAAAVLHGGEVVLSFAKHHLPNYGVFDEFRYFVPGDTMPVLRVHGVDVALAICEDLWQDGGRVPAARSAQAGLLLSVNASPYERDKDDTRLELVRKRAQEAGCTTAYLAMIGGQDELVFDGDSIVVDKDGEVIARAPQFSEGCVVLDLDLPAAAADAPTGVVDDGLRIDRVVLSQDPLAAYEPELSGGYAERLDDAEEIYSALVVGLRAYVAKNGFTSVLIGVSGGIDSALVAAIACDAVGAQNVYGVSMPSKYSSEHSKGDAAELARRTGLNFRTVPIEPMFDAYMGSLGLTGLAEENLQSRLRGTLLMAISNQEGHIVLAPGNKSELAVGYSTLYGDSVGAYGPIKDVYKTWIFRLAEWRNRAAAERGQTPPIPENSITKPPSAELRPGQVDTDSLPDYPVLDAILELYVDRDQGADAIVAAGYDRELVVKTLRMVDTAEYKRRQYPPGTKISAKGFGKDRRLPITNGWRESV
- a CDS encoding MFS transporter gives rise to the protein MPLALLALAVGAFGIGTTEFVMMGLLPDVAADLHVSIPTAGHLVSAYALGVVIGAPLLAAVTARAPRRTVLISLMGLFVAGNALSAFAPGYDSLLAARFLSGLPHGAFFGVGAVVATNLVAPERKARSVSLMFLGLTVANIVGVPVATLMGQHLGWRATFLGVSVIGLAAIASLALLIPHDHSHAPAIGLRRELAALKSLPVWLALGTTVAGFGALFSAYSYITPMLTDSAGYADSSVTLLLALFGVGATAGNLVGGRLADHAMRGTLFAGLTSLAVVLAFFPLLMTTAWGGGLAVVLLGVAAFVTGSPLNLMVMEKAAAGPSLASSANQAAFNLANAGGAWIGGLALAAGFGVTSPAVAGAALAVLGLAVAGVAYVVDARRVPQAHGGRERVVATGGVVREPEEALQH
- a CDS encoding endonuclease/exonuclease/phosphatase family protein; its protein translation is MAQQAYMTETDDNGGSGPEPRGARLRRLIGTLLERALGGWRGDPRIWRRGLVLTGFALAFSLVMLVHSRIPNRYGNLGSLTETFLPWIGVFVPVLLVLALVRKSATALIAVVLPAVVWLNLFGGLLGDKTGSGGDLTVATHNVNADNPDPSGTARDVAESEADVLALEELTASAVPVYEKALAATYKYHSVQGTVGLWSRYPLSAVKPVDIKLGWTRAMRATVATPQGQVAVYVAHLPSVRVKLQAGFTARQRDKSADALGEAIADETLTRVILLGDLNGTMNDRSLNAVTSQMRSTQGAAGSGFGFSWPASFPMARIDQIMVKGVDPLTSWTLPRTGSDHLPVAARVKVTTP
- a CDS encoding TetR/AcrR family transcriptional regulator, giving the protein MTLADSGTDSGTAEQPARGRPRSEAVERAIIEGTMKLLEEGVPLAEISIERIARTAGVGKATIYRRWSGKEELFVDVLRAAEPEDSEALPGTSLRDDLIVLLEGLRQRGLANRSSAILYNVHAQMKSSPKIWAAYHNSVIAPRRRMGIEVLRRGQENGELRADLDVELVNDIVVGPMLVRAVLRPDAELPEDLPERIVDTLLAGLRPVSYPAA
- a CDS encoding MFS transporter; this encodes MTTPAVPSAPRIPEAVHRLRWAILGVLMLSLLIVVLDNSILNVAIKTISTPAPTGLGATQSELEWAINAYTLVFAGLLFSAGLLGDRIGRKKVLLGGLAVFGIGSALAAESGSPAQLIAFRALMALGAAFVMPATLAVLMNVFEREEQPKAIGIWAGGVGLAIAIGPITGGLLLDHFWWGSVFLINVPIVLLAFGLMLWLVPESRDPSPGRVDPVGVVLSVVGLVLLVYGIIKGGELADFTDPTVLATIGAGLVVLAAFVVFEKRSDHPSIDVSYFKNKVFSAAIAVIALVFFALMGVTFFSVFYTQSVRGYSPLKTGLLMLPLAAAQLIFAPRARLVVDRIGIRATTTAAMLVLAATLVAFATLDADTPIWLLEVVFFCMGAGMAHIMTPTSVVIMQALPREKAGSASALSNTFRQVGGALGIAVLGSVLSTSYRDGIEGRLGALPAGLRDTAGESIEATLGVAAKLGDQGKVLVAPANDAFLHAMHVTALCGAGVALAGAVVVAVFLPGRPKPAQEDTEEGELVRAKS
- the panB gene encoding 3-methyl-2-oxobutanoate hydroxymethyltransferase, whose protein sequence is MTQLSAAQPAQQKTSDGSKALYGGKGTRRITVRDIALAKERGEKWPMLTAYDAMTASVFDEAGIPVMLVGDSAGNCHLGYETTVPVTLDEMTMLSAAVVRGTQRALIVGDLPFGSYQEGPVQALRSATRLVKEAGVGAVKLEGGERSHRQIELLVESGIPVMAHIGLTPQSVNAMGYRVQGRGEEAAQQLLRDAKAVQDAGAFAVVLELVPAELAAEVTRVLHIPTVGIGAGPETDAQVLVWTDMLGLTGGRVPKFVKQYANLREVMGDAAKAFAEDVVGGTFPQEEHSVH